The following proteins are co-located in the Tetrapisispora phaffii CBS 4417 chromosome 4, complete genome genome:
- the BOS1 gene encoding Bos1p (similar to Saccharomyces cerevisiae BOS1 (YLR078C); ancestral locus Anc_8.6) produces the protein MNAIYNHAVKQKNQLRDEIAKFESNLVTAPISLQGSISATLVSFEKSINQYKEQVIKFQKENGKSTEESVIETIAKGGSRLESLINESKELTTKYKELKQKYNEANARTELFANTSSTENPFNDASAMMNKRNVGVSQTSSNVDSSNQAGSLPMYDGLLKEQNIFQKGNAQLDLILEMGQQSLEDIMEQNEVLKKVQDRMSSSLRTLGVSEETIHQINKRVFKDKLIFWIALFLLFLGMYLILKWLR, from the coding sequence ATGAATGCTATTTATAATCATGCTgtgaaacaaaaaaaccAATTAAGAGATGAAATTGCTAAGTTTGAAAGTAATCTAGTGACTGCTCCGATTTCTCTTCAAGGTTCTATTTCTGCTACTTTGGtttcatttgaaaaaagtattaatcaatataaaGAACAAGTCatcaaatttcaaaaggAAAATGGTAAAAGTACTGAAGAAAGTGTCATCGAAACAATTGCTAAAGGTGGAAGTCGATTAGAATCATTAATCAATGAAAGTAAAGAATTGACTACTAAATATAAGGAactaaaacaaaaatacaATGAAGCTAATGCTCGTACTGAACTATTTGCCAATACTTCGTCCACTGAAAACCCATTCAATGACGCTTCAGCAATGATGAATAAGAGAAACGTCGGAGTTAGTCAGACTAGCTCTAATGTTGATTCTTCTAATCAAGCAGGTTCTTTACCGATGTATGATGGTTTGctaaaagaacaaaatattttccaaaaagGTAACGCTCAATTAGATTTGATATTGGAAATGGGTCAACAGTCATTGGAAGACATTATGGAGCAAAATGAAGTGTTAAAAAAAGTCCAAGATAGGATGTCTAGTAGTTTAAGAACGCTTGGTGTTTCGGAAGAGACCATTCACCAAATCAATAAAAGAGTGTTTAAAGATAAGCTGATATTTTGGATAgctttatttttgttgtttttaGGTATGTACTTAATACTAAAATGGCTGAGATAA
- the FMP25 gene encoding Fmp25p (similar to Saccharomyces cerevisiae YLR077W; ancestral locus Anc_8.7), with protein MIRRQLLKKGITYRLLNCNHQLQTFALLNKSFTRKSSNTPKYDEAELLAPRLTSNEYKADKKRQNFQWQEKSEEELSKEYADRIEKMAKLKAMLQGLGILVTLGGVITIYSKWTSIHRWYLDRKLRFDLKYNKDSIQKKSSKKKSDNTKSTAPILPIIPIDEKAFDVPGVYVWGQTATNDLLYPTRISQFDNQKFRDICLSPKDSLPNLAIDQNGDLIKWDTSSHEFLLIDQNLISVKYSNEIAYALTKAGKILIIPVADHEMRYSHISSRRSWVKPWKTYQNYNLSLDTDQAFKHKNENYIKDFDTGDNHLVLISNACKAYSCSTGITDVRNDNIKSYGQFGIPIFSQFDPMPKTNKLYEIELLNAGLNEDKKLITREIDQIACGARHTIAKDKEGSVFAFGSNLFGQLGLPISYNNEYVSYPKKIGKFQSYFTRDEKFKCQNIFASDETSFVEMTSQTENEYYKNNSNISKRIFFSFGNGKNGTLGNGRYKNSQEEPSPIKVSNNDSTKIEDLSCGGDFVVGTTNDKSVLLWGDNSYGQLANGKKYKTCKPQYMPDILKANSTLTFNEFTETKLHLNEKQVIKPGKNSCCIYWKS; from the coding sequence ATGATAAGAAGACAATTGCTAAAAAAGGGGATAACCTATAGATTATTGAATTGCAATCATCAATTGCAAACGTTTGCCCTTTTGAACAAAAGTTTCACCAGGAAGTCCTCAAATACTCCAAAATATGATGAGGCTGAGTTACTTGCTCCAAGGTTAACatcaaatgaatataaGGCAGATAAGAAACGACAAAACTTCCAATGGCAAGAGAAATCAGAGGAAGAATTGAGTAAGGAATATGCAGATAGAATAGAAAAGATGGCCAAGCTGAAGGCTATGTTACAAGGTCTAGGAATATTAGTAACATTAGGTGGGGTTATTACAATTTACAGTAAATGGACTTCAATTCATAGGTGGTACTTAGATCGCAAATTGAGGTTTGACCTAAAATACAATAAGGATTCAATACAAAAGAAATcatcaaaaaagaaatctGATAATACCAAATCCACGGCTCCCATATTGCCCATAATACCTATCGATGAGAAGGCTTTCGATGTGCCAGGTGTATATGTTTGGGGTCAAACAGCAACAAATGATCTCTTGTATCCGACGAGAATATCTCAGTTTGATAACCAAAAATTTAGAGATATTTGTTTATCTCCAAAGGATAGTTTACCAAATTTAGCAATTGACCAAAATGGTGATCTAATTAAATGGGACACCAGCAGCCATGAGTTCCTCCTTATTGATCAAAATCTAATTAGTGTTAAATATTCTAATGAAATAGCTTACGCTTTAACAAAAGCTGGTAAGATTTTAATTATCCCAGTAGCTGATCATGAGATGAGATATAGTCATATTAGCTCAAGAAGATCGTGGGTTAAACCATGGAAAACATATCAGAACTATAATTTAAGTTTGGATACTGATCAAGCATTTAAacataaaaatgaaaactaCATCAAAGATTTCGATACAGGTGATAATCATCTAGTATTGATATCAAATGCATGCAAAGCATATTCTTGTTCTACTGGTATAACGGATGTGagaaatgataatattaaatcataTGGGCAATTTGGGATACCTATTTTTTCTCAATTCGATCCTATGCCCAAAACTAATAAGTTATATGAGATCGAATTATTGAATGCAGGATTgaatgaagataaaaagTTAATTACAAGAGAAATTGATCAAATTGCATGCGGTGCTAGACATACAATTGCAAAAGATAAAGAAGGGAGTGTATTTGCATTTGGTTCTAACCTTTTTGGCCAATTAGGATTACCAAtttcatataataatgaatatgtTTCATACCCTAAAAAGATTGGAAAATTTCAATCTTATTTTACAAgagatgaaaaatttaaatgtcAGAATATTTTTGCTTCTGATGAAACTTCCTTTGTTGAAATGACAAGTCAAACAGAAAATGAATACtataaaaacaattcaaatattagtaaaagaatatttttctcttttgGTAATGGTAAGAATGGTACTTTGGGAAACGGTAGATACAAAAATTCACAAGAAGAACCATCTCCAATCAAAGTAAGTAATAATGATTCCACAAAGATTGAAGACTTATCATGTGGAGGCGATTTTGTTGTTGGTACTACCAACGATAAAAGTGTACTTTTATGGGGAGATAATTCATATGGTCAATTAGCAAATGGTAAAAAATACAAGACTTGTAAACCACAATACATGCCAGATATTTTGAAAGCAAATTCTACCTTGACCTTCAATGAGTTCACTGAAACCAAACTacatttaaatgaaaagcAAGTCATCAAACCTGGTAAAAACTCATGTTGTATATATTGGAAAAGTTAA
- the SIC1 gene encoding cyclin-dependent protein serine/threonine kinase inhibiting protein SIC1 (similar to Saccharomyces cerevisiae SIC1 (YLR079W); ancestral locus Anc_8.5) yields the protein MAPSTPKRNGASEFLHHSDGDLGNTDMDAGIFDDNFVEYNDTRTLKTPMKGGTKSLLQPVTPITATKKTERTSLNLFDSTNTHSKDSLRTPINQATESPRLLTPSQIVSDSKSISRVLFPLDNTEESEEYEDKDFVHNNSNKLVFEDTSKRKAQESSIIEEGTFNKLRRSTPGTPSNQIITEDIKNEWHNENNTISIFEEKRTEYVKETKLYNPFEVDDILTEEEILRRKNELIQNNQNIEDVVTYFNKNGKIVRTRKLTSEEKEKFKPKRLFKDNY from the coding sequence ATGGCACCTTCTACTCCTAAAAGGAACGGTGCTAGTGAGTTTTTGCATCACAGCGATGGTGATTTAGGGAATACAGATATGGATGCTGGTATATTTGATGACAATTTCGttgaatataatgataCGAGGACGTTAAAGACCCCGATGAAAGGTGGCACCAAATCACTATTGCAACCAGTGACGCCAATTACAGCCACAAAAAAGACTGAACGGacttcattaaatttattcgATAGCACCAACACTCACTCTAAGGACTCACTAAGGACTCCTATTAATCAAGCCACTGAAAGTCCAAGATTGTTAACTCCGTCGCAGATTGTGTCTGACAGCAAATCAATAAGTAGAGTGCTTTTCCCTTTGGATAATACAGAAGAATCTGAAGAATACGAGGATAAAGACTTTGTCCATaacaattcaaataaacttGTGTTTGAAGATACGAGCAAAAGAAAAGCTCAAGAATCAtcaattattgaagaaggCACGTTCAATAAATTGAGAAGATCGACACCAGGCACCCCGAGTAACCAGATAATAACagaagatataaaaaatgaatggcataatgaaaataatacaatatctatatttgaagaaaaacGAACAGAATATGTCAAAGAAACGAAATTATACAATCCATTTGAAGTAGATGACATTTTAACTGAAGAAGAGATTTTAAGAAGGAAGAATGaattgattcaaaataatcaaaatatcGAAGATGTCGTGACAtacttcaataaaaatggtaaaATTGTTAGAACAAGGAAATTGACATCAGAGGAGAAGGAGAAATTTAAACCAAAAAGACTTTTTAAAGATaactattaa
- the SWP82 gene encoding Swp82p (similar to Saccharomyces cerevisiae SWP82 (YFL049W); ancestral locus Anc_8.1): MSSYSHGNDDVDGGKFFTVSKLQLLNHEKFLLKELVLTSRSPDTIQFPLSEFPRVNVNVPDYVGGELKTLNESSIAYKMTKTDELGERKIQSNGHLLSCRKYLFDVFSLKKYTDGTLFVLVQDLMDALLVDGDQDEFLSKYHQFYPIVPDASQLKFIEKSVPNLLKKNEKLNWSPKFVTAKSAFVQFGAAVICEGTRLTDDYWETVARDSSLTSHHRVFKISSKLQKLFFKLQPSFLVEQENQKKEQEHMKNTQANSQYNLDNLELPSLLIMEQPSSEIKNKYLKDFSVGNSTTVSVPGQNISGSLELSTQYKIPKYHNRFSFVQAIQNNAMDIPIDQELNLEGSATESETNTNSQSRPMTPSQGNQDAAHSKPVSRMLSSLLNSTSSSGNKSRKKTSESTPYFKDSRLIEPDLIINGWKFESLPLINENNTDKSLQPYSFRGLPYFHKDKLIGRLKNLTPNNIRELEHMHDSIAANTGIQTARRVRKSRWFKYWQYKAGVPIGLYENQQDYFKNVYLNEILKQVTVETHYDEHSHSDKTVTTIRIPNANFLTNNNIQGVEPPYSSFFEKAEYRK; the protein is encoded by the coding sequence TATCTGAATTTCCACGTGTTAACGTCAATGTTCCAGATTATGTAGGAGGCGAATTGAAGACCCTTAATGAGTCTTCGATAGCCTATAAGATGACCAAAACAGATGAATTGGGTGAGAGAAAAATACAATCCAATGGCCATTTGCTATCGTGcagaaaatatttgttcGATGTGTTTAgcttaaaaaaatatacagaTGGCACTCTTTTCGTGTTGGTTCAAGATTTGATGGATGCGTTATTGGTGGATGGGGATCAAGACGAGTTCCTATCCAAGTATCATCAGTTTTACCCAATCGTTCCAGATGCATcacaattaaaatttattgaaaaatcagTTCCAAACttgttgaagaagaatGAAAAACTAAATTGGTCTCCTAAATTCGTCACTGCTAAATCTGCGTTCGTTCAGTTCGGTGCAGCGGTTATATGTGAAGGTACACGTTTGACAGACGATTATTGGGAAACCGTTGCAAGAGATTCTTCATTGACATCGCATCATAgagtttttaaaatatcttccAAACTTCAAAAGTTGTTCTTTAAATTACAACCTTCATTTCTTGTTGAGCaagaaaatcaaaagaaagaacaagaacatATGAAAAATACACAAGCAAACAGTCAATATAATCTTGACAATTTGGAATTGCCATCTTTGCTCATAATGGAACAGCCATCTTCAGAGATTAAAAATAAGTACTTGAAAGATTTCAGTGTTGGGAATTCCACCACAGTGTCGGTACCGGGACAAAATATCAGCGGATCTTTGGAACTAAGTACACAATATAAAATACCAAAATATCATAACagattttcttttgttcaAGCAATTCAAAACAATGCCATGGATATACCCATCGACCAAGAGCTAAACTTGGAAGGAAGCGCGACTGAATCAGAGACAAATACGAATAGTCAATCCAGACCTATGACACCTTCTCAAGGAAATCAGGATGCAGCCCATAGCAAACCTGTGAGTCGTATGTTGAGTAGCCTATTAAACTCCACGTCGTCATCAGGAAACAAATCTCGTAAGAAAACTTCGGAATCGACGCCCTATTTCAAGGATTCAAGACTTATAGAACCAGATCTAATTATCAATGGCTGGAAATTTGAGTCCTTACCTTTaatcaatgaaaataatacagATAAATCACTACAGCCATATTCATTCAGGGGCTTGCCTTACTTTCATAAAGATAAACTTATTGGTagattaaagaatttgacaccaaataatataagGGAATTGGAACACATGCACGATTCGATTGCTGCTAATACCGGTATTCAAACAGCTAGAAGAGTAAGGAAATCAAGATGGTTTAAATATTGGCAATACAAGGCTGGAGTACCCATAGGTTTATACGAAAATCAACAGGATTACTTCAAAAACGtctatttaaatgaaatattaaaacagGTAACGGTAGAAACGCATTACGACGAACATTCTCATTCAGATAAAACAGTTACCACCATTAGAATTCCAAATGctaattttttaacaaacaataatatacaAGGAGTTGAACCTCCATActcttctttctttgaaaAAGCAGAgtatagaaaataa
- the TPHA0D00120 gene encoding uncharacterized protein (similar to Saccharomyces cerevisiae EMP47 (YFL048C) and EMP46 (YLR080W); ancestral locus Anc_8.2), translating to MILRILSQLFLFINISRVLCHPVGNTDALKLSPEYSLPDLLKADSIPSHWSAEDSVKLAEGRIVLTPEKKTKGSLWLKNVYNLDHSFTIEWTFRSVSFFGKSKGGLSFWFTDSSKEKNKNLFNGPSTFEGLQLLVDNSSPVGSALNALLNDGSINFAEKNLYDSSFASCLLSYQDSSVPTSLRLTYNADDNNLLKLQLDNKVCFQTRKIKIPKGSYSIGVTANNADNVESFEILNMKLYNGVISDSMIPNKKSMPQPKYLTKIIDKDSGKEKLIESSKLELESNQISNYELYKKLDKVEGKILANDIANLEEKLLSIVKIQKELAENVDQLSRVVANQPSNGQNKNDLENNDSFKDFLAMNEKLEKVINEQEKLRETSKHQVHNGPQLDEILRKLFIWLLPLIAIMLVMAYHTFRIRQEIVKTKLL from the coding sequence ATGattttaagaattttatCACAGCTGtttttattcattaatattagtCGGGTTCTTTGTCATCCGGTTGGTAATACTGATGCTTTGAAGCTATCGCCAGAGTATTCTTTGCCTGATTTGCTGAAGGCTGATTCTATTCCTTCGCATTGGTCTGCTGAGGATTCTGTTAAGTTGGCGGAAGGTAGGATTGTTTTAACTCCAGAAAAAAAGACAAAAGGTTCATTATGGTTAAAGAATGTATACAATTTGGACCATTCGTTTACTATTGAATGGACTTTTAGAAGTGTCAGTTTCTTTGGTAAATCGAAAGGTGGTTTATCATTTTGGTTCACCGACTCaagtaaagaaaaaaataagaatcTATTCAATGGACCCTCCACATTTGAAGGTTTACAGTTATTAGTGGATAATTCAAGTCCAGTCGGAAGTGCTCTGAATGCATTGTTGAATGATGGTTCCATCAATTTTgctgaaaaaaatttgtatGATAGCAGTTTTGCTTCATGTTTATTGTCTTATCAAGATTCATCAGTTCCGACATCTTTACGTTTAACTTACAATGCAGATGATAATAATCTGTTGAAATTGCAATTAGATAATAAGGTGTGTTTCCAAACtagaaaaatcaaaatccCAAAGGGTTCGTACTCGATCGGTGTTACTGCTAACAATGCTGATAATGTAGAGTCctttgaaatattgaatatgaaGTTATATAACGGTGTAATTTCTGATTCAATGATACCgaataaaaaatcaatgCCACAACCAAAATACTTAACAAAGATAATCGATAAGGATTCAGGTAAGGAAAAATTGATCGAATCTTCAAAACTGGAATTGGAATCTaatcaaatttcaaattatgaactatacaaaaaattagataaaGTTGAAGGTAAAATCTTAGCCAATGATATTGCCAACTTAGAAGAGAAACTGCTTTCTATAGTTAAAATCCAAAAGGAATTGGCAGAGAATGTTGACCAACTTTCAAGAGTAGTGGCTAACCAACCTTCAAATggtcaaaataaaaatgatttggaaaataatgatagcTTTAAAGACTTCCTAGCaatgaatgaaaaattagagAAAGTGATCAATGAACAAGAAAAACTTAGAGAAACATCAAAACATCAAGTCCACAATGGTCCTCAACTAgatgaaattttaagaaaattattcatTTGGTTATTACCTTTGATTGCAATTATGCTAGTGATGGCATATCATACTTTCAGAATCAGACAAGAAATTGTAAAGACAAAATTATTGTAA
- the FMP32 gene encoding Fmp32p (similar to Saccharomyces cerevisiae YFL046W; ancestral locus Anc_8.8): MLSHGLRFSSRYNVNLRTVNAARTLKTTGIRLNDFDTVHIRNTSKYRQLLIERGKFSSQQAATIVNLMSDAMKGGVNHVSQDLAKRERLTQLTYQQRVDFAKLRDQLLTSDRSEFHNIQNEYESIRTDLEKLRSKMKQEITKANAGFKLDLSLEKGRVRDESSHHDLKIKEIDTRIDQEIVNMKVQIDSVKTQVLQWLFGVCTGTFALMLAYVRLIS; the protein is encoded by the coding sequence ATGCTTTCTCATGGTTTAAGGTTCAGCAGTAGATATAACGTGAATTTAAGAACAGTTAATGCTGCGAGGACTTTAAAAACAACAGGAATACGACTGAATGATTTTGATACTGTTCATATCAGAAATACTAGTAAATATAGGCAGTTATTGATTGAGAGGGGTAAATTTAGCTCGCAACAGGCTGCTACTattgtaaatttaatgTCAGATGCCATGAAGGGAGGTGTTAATCATGTCTCGCAAGATTTAGCCAAAAGAGAAAGACTAACGCAACTGACCTACCAACAAAGAGTCGATTTCGCTAAATTAAGAGATCAATTGTTGACCTCAGATCGAAGTGAATTCCACAACATTCAAAACGAGTATGAAAGCATACGAACGGACCTTGAGAAGTTAAGAAGTAAAATGAAACAAGAGATCACGAAAGCAAATGCAGGTTTTAAACTTGATCTGTCGTTAGAGAAAGGACGTGTAAGGGATGAGAGCAGTCATCATGACTTGaagattaaagaaattgatacGAGAATTGATCAGGAAATAGTAAATATGAAAGTACAAATCGACTCAGTGAAGACGCAAGTCTTACAGTGGCTATTTGGTGTCTGCACAGGTACATTTGCATTGATGTTAGCATATGTCAGACTTATATCgtag
- the SEC53 gene encoding phosphomannomutase SEC53 (similar to Saccharomyces cerevisiae SEC53 (YFL045C); ancestral locus Anc_8.9) has protein sequence MVAAEFAYKENPETLVLFDVDGTLTPARLFITPNVKETLQKLRKKVVIGFVGGSDLSKQVEQLGATVLDDFDYSFSENGLTAYRLGKELASQSFINWIGEEKYNKLVVFILKYLSNIELPKRRGTFVEFRNGMINVSPIGRNASTEERNEYEKYDKQHNVREKFVQALKDEFPDYGLTYSIGGQISFDVFPTGWDKTYCLQHVQADNFKEIHFFGDKTFKGGNDYEIYEDKRTIGHSVTNPEETVKILNEIFHL, from the coding sequence ATGGTTGCTGCTGAATTCGCATACAAGGAAAACCCAGAAACTTTAGTCTTATTTGACGTTGACGGTACTTTAACCCCAGCTAGATTATTCATTACTCCAAATGTCAAGGAaactttacaaaaattaagaaagaAGGTTGTAATTGGTTTCGTCGGTGGTTCTGATTTATCCAAGCAAGTCGAACAATTAGGTGCTACTGTCTTAGATGACTTCGACTATTCCTTCTCTGAGAATGGTTTAACTGCTTACAGATTAGGTAAGGAATTAGCTTCTCAATCCTTTATCAACTGGATCGGTGAAGAAAAATACAACAAACTTGTCGTTTTCATTCTAAAATACTTATCTAACATAGAGTTACCAAAGAGAAGAGGTACCTTCGTGGAATTTAGAAATGGTATGATCAATGTTTCTCCAATCGGTAGAAATGCTTCCACtgaagaaagaaatgaaTACGAAAAGTACGACAAGCAACACAATGTTAGAGAAAAATTCGTCCAAGCTTTAAAGGATGAATTCCCAGACTACGGTTTAACTTACTCTATTGGTGGTCAAATCTCCTTCGACGTTTTCCCAACTGGTTGGGACAAGACTTACTGTCTACAACATGTCCAAGCAGACAACTTCAAGGAAATTCACTTCTTCGGTGACAAAACCTTCAAGGGTGGTAATGATTACGAAATCTACGAAGATAAAAGAACTATCGGTCACTCTGTCACCAACCCAGAAGAAACCGTTAAGATCTTAAATGAAATCTTCCACTTATAG
- the RGD2 gene encoding GTPase-activating protein RGD2 (similar to Saccharomyces cerevisiae RGD2 (YFL047W); ancestral locus Anc_8.4), protein MPSFAESFWSNDLNSGLAQLFDRLYHGCEQCDEFTQLFASRMQYEVAYGRQLFGVRNNVENINDFQDSSSTVESSLQKMIDATSNEGKNHLDIAANLEELVLKPFSKWCEDHRGRVKYSEDILKKNAKNFQKSRAYVAKLEKEYFNSCRKLETYRNTNFSEDQLRKAMSALKIQQKYDKHIEKEKDYQHFATIADINFDYKTMRETLKLFLTGLPKEEFKLPLISYSFPNTNNGSDITKFIIKYFSLKDSDHAETFAQELITLGFLKHCNGVGNNFVNSEKFQYQWKKDAYKFAKVPYPNEIDNIVRNNDEVTESLVSHYMDEITASTPDIEVSIRDKPELTNEESILFQLVKDVEDADTKYRQESYKMDNLRCSIEELMVDHLTFMEKCELDRLKAIKKVTFDFYSVFVNKITSIKLNVDRLMESEEAIDPTQDLLQLIKEHRTGYFQPKVITYNNFYNPGTTQNFGIDLETRSRLDKRVVPLIISAILLYMDNIYPDLDNDKVRISIWISPVKLNLTHELRAILNRKQFQDEGEIIELLKQSKYEPSTVASVLKIYLLELPNALIKNDITDVLKALYLDYSSPATSHDSIEDKSITEKLNEEVVTDKDDKDVILDNKDMKRIKGLSAILASLSKPRIATLAAIITHFHRLIQILKMGENGEHTALEFSNSISREFANCIIEVNIHDGNDLGFKIFYDLLQYKHEIINFLKEHNSKSKK, encoded by the coding sequence ATGCCTAGTTTTGCAGAGAGTTTCTGGTCGAATGACTTGAATTCTGGGCTGGCTCAGCTTTTCGATAGGTTATACCACGGCTGTGAACAATGCGACGAGTTTACTCAATTGTTCGCTTCAAGAATGCAGTATGAGGTAGCCTATGGTAGACAATTATTTGGTGTAAGAAATAATGTcgaaaatataaatgatttcCAAGATTCTTCCAGCACTGTAGAATCGAGTTTGCAAAAAATGATAGATGCAACATCCAATGAAGGTAAGAATCATTTGGATATTGCAGCAAACTTGGAAGAATTAGTGTTGAAACCTTTTAGCAAATGGTGTGAGGATCATAGGGGACGTGTTAAATATTCTGaagatattttgaaaaaaaatgcTAAGAATTTCCAAAAGTCAAGAGCATATGTGGCAAAATTAGAGAAGGAGTATTTTAACAGTTGCAGAAAACTGGAAACTTATAGAAACACAAATTTTTCCGAAGATCAGCTAAGAAAGGCTATGAGTGCCttaaaaattcaacaaaaatatgataaacATATTGAGAAGGAAAAAGATTATCAACATTTTGCTACAATTGCTGATATTAACTTTGATTATAAGACGATGAGAGAAACTTTAAAACTGTTTTTGACTGGCTTACCtaaagaagaatttaaaCTGCCTTTAATAAGTTATTCTTTCCCAAATACTAATAATGGTAGTGACataacaaaatttattataaaatatttttcccTGAAGGATTCTGATCATGCAGAAACTTTTGCTCAAGAACTGATTACTTTAGGGTTTTTAAAACATTGCAATGGTGTAGGGAacaattttgttaattcaGAAAAATTCCAATATCAATGGAAAAAAGATGCTTATAAGTTTGCCAAAGTTCCATATccaaatgaaattgataatattgttcgaaataatgatgaagtAACAGAATCATTAGTGTCGCATTACATGGATGAAATAACAGCATCAACCCCAGATATCGAAGTATCAATACGAGATAAACCAGAACTTACAAATGAAGAaagtattttatttcaactGGTTAAAGATGTTGAAGATGCGGACACAAAATATCGTCAAGAGAGTTATAAAATGGATAATTTAAGATGCTCTATCGAAGAACTAATGGTCGATCACTTAACGTTTATGGAGAAATGTGAATTGGATAGATTAAAAGCTATCAAAAAAGTAACGTTCGATTTTTATTCtgtttttgtaaataaaataacttCCATAAAGTTGAATGTTGACAGGTTAATGGAAAGTGAAGAAGCAATAGATCCAACTCAAGATTTACTGcaactaataaaagaacaTAGAACAGGGTATTTCCAACCTAAAGTCATTACttataataacttttataATCCGGGAACTACTCAGAATTTTGGTATTGATCTAGAAACTAGAAGCAGACTAGATAAGAGAGTTGTTCCATTGATAATATCGGCAATATTGCTCTATATGGACAATATATATCCTGACTTAGACAATGATAAAGTGAGGATTTCTATTTGGATAAGTCCTGTGAAACTAAATTTAACGCATGAATTGAGGGCTATTCTGAATAGAAAACAATTCCAAGATGAAGGAGAGATAATAGAGCttttaaaacaatcaaaatatgaacCAAGCACGGTAGCCAGTGTTCTGAAGATCTATTTACTAGAGTTACCGAATGCATTGatcaaaaatgatataacaGATGTTCTAAAAGCACTGTATTTAGATTATTCATCTCCAGCAACCTCGCATGATTCTATAGAAGACAAAAGTATAACTGAGAAACTTAATGAGGAAGTGGTAACTGATAAAGATGATAAAGATGTGATTTTGGACAATAAAGATATGAAAAGGATTAAAGGATTATCAGCAATATTAGCTTCACTTTCCAAGCCTCGCATTGCAACATTAGCTGCCATAATTACGCATTTTCATAGGCTtatccaaatattaaaaatgggTGAGAATGGAGAACACACTGCTCTCGAATTTAGCAATTCAATCTCTAGAGAATTTGCCAATTGTATTATTGAAGTTAATATTCATGATGGGAATGACTTGGGTTTTAAGATCTTTTACGATCTTTTACAATATAAACATGAGATTATTAATTTCCTAAAAGAGCATAACTCCAAGtctaaaaaataa